In a genomic window of Erigeron canadensis isolate Cc75 chromosome 5, C_canadensis_v1, whole genome shotgun sequence:
- the LOC122599071 gene encoding uncharacterized protein LOC122599071 yields the protein MFIITQTSPIIFSHNFLESFFAGNLSGYQMVCSLAGVQMTTLPQEDVGCWKLAAQYIQKEFKEADEANLLDEEDMHVFGLRPMVDPLNLVSCNSCKKPVKVSQYATHAEICKSLSSLVDHTTENDVPVKKKPPRKERKKSQISISTQVESVGKPRRSAITKTTASNSHLDEQKATSLPVQPNGRESLNESQARSVKNVDGVNSLQTPGKFNDNHLQTKGMLSAPSPLATKIYYSQRNQRLRSAISQMYYRSTSSQHDHDLSNMQFSDSNTMPSINGYFHHSQNEYQPEKLGNHLPTMVEITDPFPAKSLEANLNESTKLLPVNFPDQFYVNNALGPQRAMGNSANDVLPASYLSDES from the exons ATGTTCATAATCACACAAACAAGCCCCATTATCTTCTCACACAACTTTCTTGAATCTTTT TTTGCAGGTAATTTGAGTGGCTATCAAATGGTATGCTCTCTTGCAGGTGTGCAAATGACAACCCTTCCTCAag AGGATGTAGGCTGTTGGAAATTAGCTGCTCAGTACattcaaaaagaatttaaagaGGCAGACGAAGCGAATTTGCTTGATGAAGAAG ATATGCACGTATTCGGTCTGAGGCCTATGGTGGATCCCTTAAACTTG GTTTCTTGCAATTCCTGCAAGAAACCAGTGAAGGTTAGCCAATATGCAACTCATGCAG AGATTTGCAAGTCCTTAAGCTCACTAGTAGACCACACAACAGAGAATGATGTTCCTGTGAAAAAGAAACCTCCCAGGAAGGAGAGGAAAAAATCACAAATTAGTATTTCTA CACAAGTTGAATCAGTTGGTAAGCCTAGAAGATCTGCAATTACTAAAACTACTGCTTCAAATTCTCATTTGGATGAACAAAAGGCAACTTCACTTCCCGTACAACCAAATG GCAGAGAGTCCTTAAATGAATCACAAGCAAGAAGCGTGAAAAATGTCGACGGTGTCAACAGTTTACAAACTCCTGGGAAATTCAATGATAATCATTTACAGACCAAAG GAATGCTAAGTGCTCCATCTCCACTTGCAACCAAGATTTACTATTCTCAAAGAAATCAACGTCTCAGATCTGCAATAAGCCAAATGTATTACAGATCAACATCTTCACAACATGATCATGATCTAAGCAATATGCAATTCTCAGACAGCAATACAATGCCATCAATTAATGGTTATTTTCACCATAGCCAAAACGAGTACCAGCCTGAAAAG CTCGGCAATCATCTCCCAACCATGGTGGAAATTACTGATCCATTTCCTGCAAAAAGTTTGGAAGCTAATCTAAATGAATCCACAAAGCTCTTGCCTGTAAACTTTCCAGATCAATTTTATGTAAATAATGCCCTAGGACCTCAAAGAGCTATGGGAAACTCAGCAAACGATGTTCTTCCAGCTTCTTATCTTTCTGATGAAAGTTAA
- the LOC122599070 gene encoding inactive beta-amylase 9: MEISLISRNFYNLGTNNHNNNLMIISSYGTKSHMGFGQIVKSSNLSYKISAQSVSHSQIAASTKASQEITFSNHKDGVKLYVGLPMNSVSECSAIKHSRAIAAGLKALKLLGVEGVELPIWWGVAEKESMGKYEWSGYLTLVNMVRDAGLKVHVSLCFHASKEENTSLPSWVSRIGEMQPNIFFADQSGKRYKDCLSYGVDDLPVFDGKTAIQVYQGFIESFKNTFSQFMGSTITGVTIGMGPDGELRYPSQSDHFKNGVGYGAGEFQCYDENMMRNLKQHAENFGNPLWGLCGPHDAPRYNQQPIIDTFFKEGGSWETAYGDFFLSWYSSQVISHADRMLSLVASSFSDHTTVMVSGKLPLVHSWYRSRSHPAEVTAGFYNTINRNGYEEIAKIFHKNSCRMILPGIDLLDEQQPKESFSSPERLFADIRDSCRNRGVEICGQNMHVAGTVKSFEQIKKNLACENGINLFLYQRMGGDFFSPKNFPLFSSFVRKLNQLELDSDDCAYERDDVVFVPSENRTLQAA, encoded by the exons ATGGAAATATCACTGATTTCAagaaatttttataacttaggcactaataatcataataataatttgatgaTTATAAGTTCATATGGCACTAAATCACATATGGGTTTTGGTCAAATAGTCAAAAGCTCTAATCTTTCTTATAAGATTTCAGCTCAATCTGTTTCTCATTCTCAAATTGCTGCATCCACCAAAGCTTCTCAAGAAATTACATTTTCCAATCAT AAAGATGGTGTGAAGTTATATGTTGGACTGCCTATGAATTCGGTTTCCGAATGTAGTGCTATTAAACATTCAAGGGCAATAGCAGCAGGACTTAAGGCTCTGAAGTTATTAGGAGTTGAAGGTGTTGAGCTCCCAATTTGGTGGGGAGTTGCAGAGAAAGAATCCATGGGAAAATATGAATGGTCTGGTTATCTTACTCTTGTGAACATGGTTCGAGATGCGGGTCTTAAAGTCCATGTTTCGCTTTGCTTTCATGCCTCTAAAGAAGAAAACACATCACTTCCTAGTTGGGTTTCTAGAATTGGTGAAATGCAACCGAATATATTCTTTGCTGATCAGTCAGGGAAGCGTTATAAAGACTGTTTATCTTATGGTGTTGATGATCTTCCTGTTTTTGATGGCAAAACTGCAATCCAAGTTTATCAAGGATTTATTGAAAGCTTCAAGAATACATTCTCTCAGTTTATGGGTTCCACAATTACT GGGGTGACAATTGGAATGGGGCCAGACGGCGAGCTTCGATATCCGTCTCAAAGTGATCACTTCAAGAATGGTGTTGGTTATGGAGCAGGGGAATTTCAGTGTTATGATGAAAACATGATGAGAAATTTGAAGCAGCATGCAGAAAATTTTGGAAACCCTCTTTGGGGACTTTGTGGACCACATGATGCACCAAGATACAACCAGCAGCCCATTATTGACACTTTCTTCAAAGAAGGTGGATCATGGGAGACTGCTTATGGCGATTTCTTTCTTTCATGGTATTCGTCCCAAGTCATATCTCACGCAGACCGGATGCTTTCATTAGTTGCGTCATCTTTTAGCGATCACACTACAGTTATGGTGTCGGGTAAACTGCCTCTTGTTCATTCATGGTACAGAAGCCGGTCACATCCAGCAGAGGTAACCGCGGGATTCTATAACACAATAAACAGAAACGGGTATGAAGAAATTGCAAAGATTTTCCATAAAAATTCGTGTAGAATGATCTTGCCAGGAATAGATCTCTTGGATGAACAACAGCCAAAAGAGTCATTTTCAAGTCCTGAGCGACTATTTGCAGACATAAGGGATTCTTGCAGAAACCGTGGGGTAGAAATTTGTGGTCAAAACATGCATGTTGCGGGTACAGTCAAGAGTTTTGAACAGATCAAGAAGAATTTGGCGTGTGAGAACGGAATCAATTTGTTCCTTTACCAGAGAATGGGTGGTGACTTCTTTTCGCCTAAAAACTTTCCTTTGTTTTCGTCGTTTGTTAGGAAACTAAATCAATTGGAACTTGATTCAGATGATTGTGCATATGAGAGAGATGATGTTGTATTTGTACCTAGTGAGAACAGAACACTGCAAGCTGCATAG
- the LOC122599068 gene encoding probable serine/threonine-protein kinase At1g54610, with translation MGCVFGREISSSGPPSSEIVVDKRRDRDRDRDSNVESGRKEKALVVNPDSSNNEGQESQNGAVVKKGGEKDGSVRQRGERRRSRPNPRLSNPTKNIHGEQVAAGWPAWLSAVAGEAINGWIPRRADTFEKIDKIGQGTYSNVYKAKDTMTGKIVALKKVRFDNLEPESVKFMAREILILRRLDHPNVVKLEGLVTSRMSCSLYLVFEYMEHDLAGLAASPTIKFTEPQVKCYMHQILSGLEHCHNRHVLHRDIKGSNLLLDNDGSLKIADFGLATFFDPNHKQPMTSRVVTLWYRPPELLLGATDYGVGIDLWSAGCILAELLAGKPIMPGRTEVEQLHKIFKLCGSPSDEYWKKSKLPHATIFKPQQAYKRCIAETFKNFPSSSLPLIDTLLAIDPADRQTATAALRSEFFMTKPYACDPSSLPKYPPTKEMDAKLRDEEARRLRAAGRTNADGVKKTRTRERPARAMPAPEANAELQANIDRRRLITHANAKSKSEKFPPPHQDGTLGYPLGSSHHMDPTFDPPDVPFSSNFSYAKPPIQTWSGPLAEPAPTGRSRRKKHDSSSKHN, from the exons ATGGGGTGTGTGTTTGGAAGAGAGATTTCGTCTTCTGGGCCACCGAGTTCTGAGATTGTTGTAGATAAAAgaagagatagagatagagacaGGGATTCGAATGTCGAGTCTGGGAGAAAAGAAAAGGCTTTAGTAGTGAACCCTGATAGTAGTAATAATGAGGGTCAGGAATCGCAAAATGGCGCGGTGGTGAAAAAGGGTGGTGAAAAAGATGGGAGTGTGAGGCAAAGAGGAGAGAGAAGGCGGTCGAGACCTAATCCGAGATTGAGTAATCCAACCAAGAATATTCATGGTGAACAAGTGGCTGCTGGCTGGCCAGCTTGGTTGTCTGCTGTTGCCGGTGAGGCGATCAATGGCTGGATTCCGAGAAGGGCTGATACTTTTGAGAAAATTGATAAG ATTGGGCAAGGCACATACAGTAACGTGTACAAAGCTAAGGATACTATGACAGGAAAAATAGTTGCATTGAAGAAGGTCCGGTTTGATAATTTGGAGCCTGAGAGTGTGAAATTTATGGCCAGAGAGATTTTGATATTACGTCGTTTAGATCATCCCAATGTTGTGAAATTGGAAGGGTTGGTGACATCAAGAATGTCTTGTAGTTTGTATCTTGTTTTCGAGTACATGGAGCATGATTTGGCTGGTCTTGCTGCTAGTCCTACAATCAAGTTTACCGAGCCTCAA GTCAAGTGTTACATGCATCAAATCTTGTCTGGGCTTGAACACTGTCACAATCGTCATGTGTTGCATCGGGATATTAAGGGTTCAAATCTTCTTCTTGATAATGATGGAAGTTTAAAAATTGCTGATTTCGGTTTGGCCACCTTTTTTGATCCTAATCACAAGCAGCCAATGACTAGCCGGGTCGTTACATTATGGTATAGACCACCCGAGCTTCTTCTTGGCGCCACTGATTATGGTGTAGGCATTGATCTCTGGAGTGCAGGGTGCATTTTAGCAGAGTTATTGGCTGGGAAGCCTATCATGCCCGGTCGTACAGAG GTAGAGCAGCTTCATAAGATTTTTAAGTTATGTGGCTCTCCTTCTGATGAATATTGGAAAAAGTCCAAGCTCCCACATGCAACCATATTTAAGCCCCAACAGGCATACAAACGGTGCATAGCAGAAACATTTAAAAATTTCCCATCATCATCATTGCCATTGATTGATACCCTTCTTGCCATTGATCCTGCAGACCGTCAAACTGCAACAGCTGCTTTGAGAAGTGAA TTTTTTATGACAAAACCTTATGCTTGTGACCCTTCAAGCCTTCCAAAATATCCACCGACCAAGGAGATGGATGCCAAACTACGTGATGAAGAAGCGAGAAG GTTGCGAGCTGCTGGTAGAACCAATGCTGATGGAGTGAAGAAGACTCGCACACGTGAAAGACCTGCACGGGCTATGCCTGCTCCAGAAGCCAATGCTGAGCTGCAAGCAAACATTGAT AGACGGCGGTTAATTACACATGCTAATGCAAAGAGCAAAAGTGAGAAATTTCCTCCACCCCATCAGGATGGCACACTGGGTTACCCATTGGGTTCTTCACATCACATGGATCCAACTTTTGATCCTCCAGATGTCCCGTTTAGTTCCAATTTTTCATATGCCAAACCACCTATCCAGACATGGTCTGGTCCTTTGGCTGAGCCTGCTCCTACAGGTCGTTCACGCAGAAAAAAACACGATTCATCTTCAAAGCATAACTAG